In the Drosophila teissieri strain GT53w chromosome 3R, Prin_Dtei_1.1, whole genome shotgun sequence genome, GGTAACCTGAGCCTTCTTGCGGCACCCATTCGAGccaatggcagtggcaatggAAACGCAACTGCCAATGGACATGGACAGCATTCGGCCACGGAGAGTGCGAATGGAAAGCAGCTGCCCTTCGAGCCCGTATCCTCGCACCTAATTGGCATACAATCCAAGTAAGTGCGCCTCCTATTAGTGCCTAACCATTGTCTAACCTTTTGCTGATCATTGTATTAAGGTTTCGTCGGAGCTATTACCACAAAGTGGTGCTGGGCGGACTGGTGGCCCTCGTAATCATTCTGCTCATAGCAATCATAGTCGTAAGCCTAGGCCGTAcgtattaattaatatttatacttaagttattataaataaaactcacTTTTTTTCTATATTCCAGTTAAGAAATCCAGCTCGATTTGCCGGAGCAAGGAGTGCATCCGCACAGCGGCCAGCCTCATCTATGCGATGGACGAGCAGACTGATCCCTGCGAGGACTTCTACAAATTCACCTGTGGCCGGTGGGCCAACGAGCATCCGCGTCCGGATTCGGTGACCTCGAACGATTGGTTCCGGGAGCGTCAGGCGCACATAATGCGTGTGGTGCGCGAGTTCCTCCGCTCGAATATCACCAAATCGGAACCGGAAGCGGTGGGCAAGGCGAAGACCATGTACAGAGCCTGCATGGATACGAAGCTGCTGGACAAGCGGGATCTGGAGCCACTGATTAACTATCTGCTGCGTTTCGGACTACCCATTCTGCCCTCCGCCTTGAATCTCACCCTGGGAAGTGGCTCCAAATATGCCACAGAGGCAGCCAATATTAAATACAACTGGCTGCAGTCCATTGTGTCCATTAAACAACATCTCACAATGGATCTCCTCATAGGGTTCGATGTCTTTCCGGATCCGTTTAACCGCACCATTAACCGCATTGCCCTCGGAACTCCAGAGACTGATTCGGCGTTTCCCTTGTGAGTAAcaaataagtttattaaacactttgtaaatatgtataaagtTACTGGAATTACCTTTAGCAACAACGACGACTCCCATAAAATGCTCCGAAAGATCCACCGCAAGACCATTTTCATGCAGAACAGCGACGATGAGGACGACACCGAGGAGGATCGGGagagcgaggaggaggaggcggccaAGCAGACCAGCACGGGAATGACCGCCTATCTCTACTACGTCCGGAAAGTCATCGAGAAGTATCTGCTTTACGTGGACCCGAATGTTAACCAAGAGGAGGCCACTCTGGGCATCACCGAGTTGGTCAAACAGGGCGTTAAAGTCGCAAGGAAGGTGCATGAGGTGGGTACATTTACAAGTACACCGTAATCTAAATTAatagtaatatatttaatcaatAATCCCAGTTTAAAGAGAACGCTGAAAACATGACCAAGCCATCGAAGAACCCGGCAGATGACATTGTCTACATTACCCTGCAGGATCTGCAGAACCAAACTGACAAGAACATTGCACCCAAGACACTGCCCATCTGGGTGCGTTACATGGAATTGATTCTGAAGGGCACTCGCCACGCCGGCAATATCCAGATGACCCAGAACCTGACAATAGTAACCAGCCAGGCAGACATCTCGTATCTGCAGAGCTTGGTGGAGTATCTGGAGGAGACGCCACCATCCCACATCGAATCCTATCTGTTTCTGAGCACCATCGAGGAGCTGGTTCTGCACACATCCAGTGCGATGCGATTGCTCCACTCGGAGTACATGCGGGTGGCCATTGGAACAGAGGGCAGCACCCCGAGATCCCTCTACTGCGCCAATGGAGTAAACAGTTTGCTGGGAATGGCAGTGAGCTATGTCCTGGCCGACGCGGACTTCACCAAGGAAAAGCTGCCTAAAGTCGAGCGAATGCTGAGTGATATTCGACGCTCCTTCGATCGCCTGGTGAAGTCCACGTCTTGGATGGATGCGGCCACCAAGAGGAAAACCATTCAAAAGTCAGCTGAGATGAAGAGCTTTATCGGATTTCCCCCCTGGCTGCGAAATGCCACCGTGCTAAATGCCTATTACGAGGGGGCGGAGGTGAATGCCAGCACCCACCTGGAGAACCTCATGGACTTCGTCCACTGGCAGATGATGGACAAGCTGAACGAAATGGATAAGCCGGAGCCCATTGGCTGGGCCACCTCGCCTTCGAATGTAAATGCGTTTCATACGTTTCAATCGAATGCAATCAGTaagtgcactgcaagaaaagcCCCACTGGAAAGAAGGaaagcaatttttaattaaaggtCTTTTAAAGTAACTTTCAATCTATCATTAAATCCAAACATTGATAAATTTGAGTTTGATAGTTCGACGGCTTGCTGAACTTCAGTGGTGCTATGAATGAGCATGGACAACATTTACTTGTGGAGTGCCTAATCCCGACACTATCTTCTTTTGCAGCTGTGCCCATTGCCATTCTGCAATACCCGTTTTACGACCTTGGTCTAGAGTAAGTTCGCCCTGGAATAGCACTAAGCACTAAAAACCGAGCACTGAGCACACAGATAGCCGAGCAAACAGCGACCCAGGCACGTTCCCGCACCAGCACCCGCACCAGAACCCACACCTAGCACTAATCCCTTCCCGGAATGGCCCTAACCCGTGTGCTGGTCTGTGTCCTCGGCAGGGCGCTCAATTACGGCTCGATTGGAACCATCCTGGGCCACGAGCTCACACACGGCTTCGACGACAGCGGCAGGAGGTTCGACCGCGCGGGGAACATGGTCGAGTGGTGGTCAAATGGGACCATCGACGAGTACGTCAATCGCACGGAGTGCTTTGTGGAGCAATACAGCCGCTACCACCTCGCGGACATTGATGAATATGTGAGTACATATGGCATGTACATATACTGTTATTAAATTCAATGGAAATTAAGGTTGTTACCCAAAGTATAGAGAACATTGCTTATTagtcatttgaatttttcgcaGATTGATGGCGAACTGACGCTGGGCGAGAACATCGCCGACAACGGCGGCATGCGGGAGGCCTTCTACGCGTACCGCCTCTACGTGAAGGAGGTTGGACGCGAGCGGTCCAAGTTGCCCGGACTGGAGCACTATTCCCACGAGCAGCTCTTCTTCATCTCGTTCGGGAATCTGTGGTGCGAGACCTACACGCCAGCTGCATCGCGTTACGCCCTCAGCGATTCTCATTGCCCGGGACAGATGCGCTTGCGGGGAGTGCTCTCGAACTCGGAGGAGTTTGCCAGGACCTTCAAGTGCGCCCGCGGTACCCCCATGAATCCCAACCAGCCCAAGTGCCGCATTTGGTAGTTggagtggtagtggtagtgtgCTCGAGGAATAAGCAATTGCAACAGGAACAGTCAAGTGATTTTTCTACCCGTTTGTACTTAAGCTAGCCATATGTGTTTAGATCAAATATACAGGTGTCTTTTGCACGGTTCTGTATGCAGGTGCAATTAACTTAATGGTAAAACGCTTCTCAATCGAAACCCTCCGAGCTCGCAGCTCATAAGTAGGCTACGTTTTCATTGTAATAGATAAGAAAgctcaattttaattgcattatttcGGGCTTCATGGGTACTTGCTCCTTACGATATAAAATACTTGCATGTGAATAttgtatatacttttaattaattacctttaaaatacattcattaaaattacattGAGTTGACACTTACAATACAGGTGAAGGACGCggacactcacacacgcacacatataCACTCAGCAAAATGGGGTATTCGATCTTTGGTTGGTTGCTTCACGTTGTAGTCGCACTCAAAACGCTGTGCTCTTTCCGTTTGCTCTAGTTCCACCTGAGCTTCCCAATCGTCGCACAGGTGAATTAGTTGCAGTTTTCGGTGTGGCAGCTACCGCAGCGGAGACGTCTCGACACACGACAATGGGTTCTAGATTTTTAGAGGGTGTAATGAGTAGAAGAAATGTGTAGtagtattatatttatatgcaactctttaatgtatttaattcCGGAATGAAAATGCCCTTTGCAAGACCTTCGATATTCCACATTCAATAAAACATCAATCAAATGCAGATTGCTGTGATACTTGGTATTATAATATAAAGTATCTTCTTAAAAAGCTCTCAACTTACCGCTCGCAAAGAACTCGCCCGTGGCTTTCGACGAGCGCTGATGTAGGTGGTGGATGTGTTCATTCGATTGAGGTGAAGTGCTGGACCCGTTCCTTTGTGGTCGCCAGTGGTGCGTGGAAACGAGAGGAAAATGTTAGAAAGTGATTTATGATTTAAAACTGGTGAACGGGAAGATGCAGTTGGTGCTATTCATGCGGTAGCGTGTCTGTGTGCTTCATCATTGGCATGCAAGACTACGGAAAAACGACAGAAACTATGGTTACTAAGGACTATGAATTCCAGATGATCTCCAACTTGCGTTCAATGAATCAAAATCGCAACAATACGAAtacggaaacggaaacagaaacagaaacggatACTAAGTGAAGGGGCTGGCACCTAATGCGTATTTTGGGTTTCCGGAGTAGGGCATCGCCGACTTGGCGATGGTACTTCGTGGGCATCTCACCGGAAGCTTCGTTCATGCGATCGCCGCCGCTCCGCAGAAGGCGAttcaggcagcagcagcgacgcaGGCCCGGCACACGGTGCATCAGCTGGACGAATCCGCTCCTGAAACGGGCGTTCATGTAGCAGTAGATGATCGGATTGTAGCAGCTGTGCGACATGGCCAGCCAGTGGAAGGCGAACCACACGTACGGCAGAGGTTCCCAGTTCGTGAACTCCTCGTCGTTCAGCAAAAGCTTTGGAATATAAATCCGATGTAATTGTTGATTTTTCAGGGGAAACGAAGAACCCACCTGCAAAATATTGAAgggcagccagcagctggtGAACACAACCACCACCGTCAGCATCATCTTGACCATCTGCAAGGGGAGAAGAGGGGCGATTAATTTAAGGACACTGAAAGTCCGAGTCTATTTATAGGACTACTGCGGTCGTGAACTTCGCGAATCATTCATTCCGTTGCTTTTATGGCTCAACGACCTTGACCTTCGCTTCCCAGACTGTTGAGCCGTAAAAtctgttgtttgcctttccccccataaaacataaaaccaTCCAGTTcaagtttatttatatagGGAGGCAATGCCTCGCTTTTATGGCCTATTGCAACTTATTTTCATCGTAGCATCATAGGGCTTAGGAAATAAGGTTTCCTTGAAGCTTCGCAAGCAAATTTTACATGTGAGGCCATGATAtgtgcctacttttaggcggCGAAAACTTTCCCCTTTCTCAACAGAGTTATCATAAATTTTACTTCCCTATTTGACACGCAAGTTACCTATAAAACTCTCCCCCTCTTTGAGTTTTGTTTATGCCATATTTCTAGTATGTATATCCTATATATCCgaataaatcatttcattaAGTGAGTCACGGGTCTTTAATTCACATATACTATAAGAGTTGCTTAATTTAGGGgaattttgattgcttttctgcaaatcgacCTAGGTCTGATTTGCTAATATGGTGGCTTAGTTTACTTAAACAATGAACTCAGTGGCCACGTCTCTTTAACGTCACCACCAGAATAAAAAACTAGACATCAAGTTTTACGGCATGAAACAAAGCCACGATAAAGATGTTAAGTTCAGTTTACACATCTGGAGTCTCTTacactaaacaaaaaaatattttaagcccTCTTAACATAAAATGCTTTAGCTAATTGTGCGAATTTGTTTTTCAGGGATATTAGAAACAGAAATATGGAAATCttccattatttttatttaagtgtaCCTTTAAAGATTTGTTTTGCAAGACAGACAGATGAAGTCTGTTGCTGCCAGCAGATGATGAAATCAGAGATGAGTTCTTAAAAAGCAGACTTGCAAGGATAGAAATTGAAtctaatttgcatgcaaatattAGACATAATCGGCGGGCAAAGCGACTATAAATGGAATCTTGCTCAATCGCGGGGACTATGAACTGATTCCATACTCGTTGTGGATGCGAATCTCGTCTCCAACCATTTTCTGATGTCAGTTGGGTGCATTTGGCGGCAGTTTTCCGCTGGACAAGCTGGCAGTTGCATTTTATGAACCCGCCAAGTCGTTTTATTGGCCGCCTTTGTTGTCGGTCGATTCTGCCATTTCAAATGCAGTTTCCCGTTCCAGTCTTGAGTGGCTGGGCAAAGTAAGCGAGTGCTCAACGCGGCCATTTGATTCGTTTTAATGCCTCGTTTGTTGGCCATCCAGCCGGGGAGTGTGAAGCATGTCaacattaagtatacgccgcgttgctGGACGTCAAAGCAGCAACACGAGGAGCAAACAGAGTGCGCCCAAGCAAGCTCGTAATGAATGTTTGTACAAATATGTGTTCGTTCATGCTGTTTTTCCCCTGACGCCTGGACACGCGTCTCCGCCAGCTGTGACCTTTGGCCCCAACATGTGTCTGCAGACGGATGAACTCTGGCATCTACTTTCCCTAGCCCCACACAgaggaaaaaaatgtatttaaatggtttttttaaatgtaaatatttcagtaatactttgacatttttttcTAGTGCACTCGTCGTCGGTGGGTGGAAACTGCAAAATCATCCGGCGTCTGGAGAAGTCTTTATGCCGCGGCCGACTGAAGTGCTGACTCTGTGGCCATATGTCATATGTGCCGGCTACATTTTCTGCGCCCGCGGGTCTAGTTTCATCTTTattttggcggtttgttttggccacCTGAGCGTGACAGTTCCATGACTTAATTGCCGGCTGCGGAGGCTGCCGGCATTAGCTGCAATCACAAGGCACTTGGCTTTTTCGGtgatttgttttggttttgaacCGGTTGGTGGATATGGCTGAGTCCGCCCAGCAAAGTTTATGCCGCGTCTGGGCTTACATAAAAAATGAGCTCATGTTTGTGGCTCAGTACAGCCGTGTTGTAATTCATCAAAATACTTTTGGATTCACACCCACAAAATCAAAGCGGGCAGCTTTTGGAACTGGGCCATCAAAGTCTTAGGCTGACAAATGAGGCTTGGATCCGCCGAATCTGCCACAATGAGGTAGAAAGTGAGAGCTCCATTTCGAGTGGAATAGAAAGGTTGTGATGGGGTACACAGCAGACTTTATTCCAGTTCCTTTCTCCAAAGTAATTCGCTAATTAAATTACCGGACACGTCCGTCTCAGGCAAATGGTTCCTAATTCTAGGTCCTTTTTGCTGATTTATTAATGAAGTGTTGCTGGGCAAGGACGGCCAAAAGCCTTTAAAGTATGGATAATTTATCTTGTAGAcatgttttcttttataaataaaattgccaAAGGCATAACTTCGATATTCAAGCTTTCTACGGCGCgtgtttattttgcattttgtcagTCTTGATTTATTTCCGGATGttattaaagtttttcatCAGCAAAAATAACACCACTTAAATGACAACAAAAAGGCGTGGTAACGCGTTTGACTGCGTTTTTTTGACAAGCCtcttagtttttattatttggagCTTTTTTCCGTCACTTAGCCTAATGACACCGAAAGCCAATGGACAGTAAGCAAACACAGTTTTctgcaaattaaaagcaaaaaactgTATTCACAACGCTGCACGATTGAAATCTCTTTTTTGCGTGGGAGTGCAAAACCGGGTCCTAAAAAGTTTgatataaaacaataacaaccgCGAACGGAAACTGGATCAATAAATGGGTAAAGCACCAATTTTGAAGCTTACAACCATTAATCAATCCAATTCACTTATCGATTAGTTCGTGCCCCAAGTTATCTTGACCAATTCCAGGTATTAACAACTGACCCCTGGGCACCCGCATTTCTGACGATGTGGTAATTGAACCAGCTTTTAATTGCCCAGCAATTGCGAAAGTGccagaaaaaaacagagaagCCTAGTTGGTAATAGTTTTGGTAATTTAAAAGCCACAACCCGAAAATCAGTTGAGGTGCGCACCCAACTCCCAAGTTGTTATCCGTgaaatggccaaaatcaaACGGTCATTAAACATTTCGCTTGGCCGGCAGCCAAACTAATCAGCAACTAATTTACACGGCAAATTACAGCACAAGTTTTCGCCCTTTGGCAACCTCGCCTTACAAAGTGTGGTTTTacttttgatttcaatttgaatgaATTATTATAAGCTTTCAGATGACTTTTATAAAATTAGGTAGttgctttattaaaataaataattacatttcaGCACAgctatcattattattatttataatatttttagtgaACCAAGTCAAAAGTTTAAGAGCTGCTAGTGTTAAAGCTGCGTTTTTACGGTTTCCTAAACTTGtgaggaaaataaattgaGTACAATAACCAAATGACCACGACAAGCAAACCGTAAAAATCCAGTCATAAAAATAatccaataaaataataaaaccaaaacacgaAATGGGAGTCAACAGGGCGGAGTGCCAAATGGACTTTTGTTGGCTGCAATTATAAGCTATGCGATTTATAGTCCCAAGAACAAGGCTTGGATTTAGCATTTTCAAGGAGATTTTCCTTTCAGGAAAATGAGTGATATA is a window encoding:
- the LOC122620127 gene encoding neprilysin-1 isoform X1; its protein translation is MEDRNRIWTTGNINHGFFGDNLQQQPLPLQRLQTPGNLSLLAAPIRANGSGNGNATANGHGQHSATESANGKQLPFEPVSSHLIGIQSKFRRSYYHKVVLGGLVALVIILLIAIIVVSLGLKKSSSICRSKECIRTAASLIYAMDEQTDPCEDFYKFTCGRWANEHPRPDSVTSNDWFRERQAHIMRVVREFLRSNITKSEPEAVGKAKTMYRACMDTKLLDKRDLEPLINYLLRFGLPILPSALNLTLGSGSKYATEAANIKYNWLQSIVSIKQHLTMDLLIGFDVFPDPFNRTINRIALGTPETDSAFPFNNDDSHKMLRKIHRKTIFMQNSDDEDDTEEDRESEEEEAAKQTSTGMTAYLYYVRKVIEKYLLYVDPNVNQEEATLGITELVKQGVKVARKVHEFKENAENMTKPSKNPADDIVYITLQDLQNQTDKNIAPKTLPIWVRYMELILKGTRHAGNIQMTQNLTIVTSQADISYLQSLVEYLEETPPSHIESYLFLSTIEELVLHTSSAMRLLHSEYMRVAIGTEGSTPRSLYCANGVNSLLGMAVSYVLADADFTKEKLPKVERMLSDIRRSFDRLVKSTSWMDAATKRKTIQKSAEMKSFIGFPPWLRNATVLNAYYEGAEVNASTHLENLMDFVHWQMMDKLNEMDKPEPIGWATSPSNVNAFHTFQSNAITVPIAILQYPFYDLGLEALNYGSIGTILGHELTHGFDDSGRRFDRAGNMVEWWSNGTIDEYVNRTECFVEQYSRYHLADIDEYIDGELTLGENIADNGGMREAFYAYRLYVKEVGRERSKLPGLEHYSHEQLFFISFGNLWCETYTPAASRYALSDSHCPGQMRLRGVLSNSEEFARTFKCARGTPMNPNQPKCRIW
- the LOC122620127 gene encoding EEF1AKMT4-ECE2 readthrough transcript protein isoform X2, giving the protein MEDRNRIWTTGNINHGFFGDNLQQQPLPLQRLQTPGNLSLLAAPIRANGSGNGNATANGHGQHSATESANGKQLPFEPVSSHLIGIQSKFRRSYYHKVVLGGLVALVIILLIAIIVVSLGLKKSSSICRSKECIRTAASLIYAMDEQTDPCEDFYKFTCGRWANEHPRPDSVTSNDWFRERQAHIMRVVREFLRSNITKSEPEAVGKAKTMYRACMDTKLLDKRDLEPLINYLLRFGLPILPSALNLTLGSGSKYATEAANIKYNWLQSIVSIKQHLTMDLLIGFDVFPDPFNRTINRIALGTPETDSAFPFNNDDSHKMLRKIHRKTIFMQNSDDEDDTEEDRESEEEEAAKQTSTGMTAYLYYVRKVIEKYLLYVDPNVNQEEATLGITELVKQGVKVARKVHEFKENAENMTKPSKNPADDIVYITLQDLQNQTDKNIAPKTLPIWVRYMELILKGTRHAGNIQMTQNLTIVTSQADISYLQSLVEYLEETPPSHIESYLFLSTIEELVLHTSSAMRLLHSEYMRVAIGTEGSTPRSLYCANGVNSLLGMAVSYVLADADFTKEKLPKVERMLSDIRRSFDRLVKSTSWMDAATKRKTIQKSAEMKSFIGFPPWLRNATVLNAYYEGAEVNASTHLENLMDFVHWQMMDKLNEMDKPEPIGWATSPSNVNAFHTFQSNAITVPIAILQYPFYDLGLE